GATTCGACCGCACGGCCTTCTCCCGTGACGCCTGGTTCGACGGCGCAACCTTCTCCCGCGACGCGCGATTCGGTGGCGCTGTCTTCTCCGGTGACGCTCGGTTCGGCGGTGCGACCTTCTCCGGTCCCACCAGGTTCACCGGCGCGATGTTCTCCGGGCACGCCGGGTTCGAGAATGCGACCTTCTTCGGCGATGCCGGGTTCGACGGCGCAATCTTCTCCCACACCACCAGATTCGACGGCGCGACCTTTTCCGGTGACACCAAGTTCGACGGCGCGGCCTTCGCCGGCACCGCTTGGTTCGATGCCGCGACCTTTTTCGACACCGGCTGGTTCGGCGGCGCGACCTTCTCCGGCGACTCGAAATTCGACAGCGCGACCTTTCTCGGCGCCGCCCGATTCGACGAAGCCACCTTTTCCGGCAATGCCTGGTTCGGGGGCGCGGCCTTCTCTCGCGACGCCTGGTTCGGCGGTACGGCCTTCGCCCGCGACGCCTGGTTCGGCGGTGCGATCTTCTCCGGCGATGCTCGATTCGGCAGTGCGGGCTTCTCCGGCGACGCCTGGTTCGGTGGCGCGGCCATCTCCGGCACGGCCTGGTTCGACGGCGCTGCCTTCTGCGGCGACACTCGGTTCGGCGGCGCGACCTTCTACGGCACCACCTGGTTCGGCGATACGGCCTTCTTCGGCGACACGAGATTCAACGGCGCGACCTTCTGCGGCATCGCGCGCTTCGACCGTGCGACCTTCTCCAGCGACACCAAGTTCGACCGCACGACCTTCTCCGGCACCACCCGGTTCGACGGTGCGATGTTCGCGGGTGAGAAACCGGCCGACTTCAGCGCCACCGACTTCGGCCACGGCCGGGTGTCGTTCGCCGATCCGGTGAGATGGGGTCCACCAGCACCGATATTCGCCTGGGACAACGATGTGCGGCGAAAGCCCGCCAACGTACTCCCGGATTCGTGGCCGCCGGTCACATCCGGCAGCGCGGGAAAGATCGGCTGACCGAGCGAACCGTCCGGCCCGCGCTGCTGTCGGCAAGTGGCGGATCTCTACCCGGCGCTCACCGGGGCCGACTCCGTACCGTGCCGCTCACTCAACAACCCGTGCGCAATGACATCCGCTGCGGCAGCGAGCAATTCGCGCAGCTCGGCCTCGTTGCGCCGGAGGCTGTCCGGCCGCCAGTGGAGGCTGATGATCCCGTTCCACGCGGCCAATAGGACAGCGGCGACCTTTTCGGCGTCCACCGAGCGGGCGACGCCTGCTTCGATGCCTTGGCGGATGGCGGCGGCGAGGCGGTCGTTCTGTTGTTTGATCTGGTCGGCCATGCGTTCGGCGAGGTCTCGGCCGGCGGCGTATTGGCCGGGGTCGGTGGGGGCGGCGAGCATACGGAAGTACTCGGGGTACTGGAGATAGAACTGGAGGTATTGCTCGGCTACCGCATAGACCTGTTCGGCGGGGGTGCGGTCGGGGGTGAAGGCCAGGTCCATGAACTGGCGGTCCACCGCGAGGGCTCGTTCCACCACGGCGGCCAGGAGGCCGGCCTTGGAGCCGAAGTGGTTGTAGATGGAGCCGACTGCGACGCCGGCTCGTTCGGCGACCTCGTCGAGGGTCCAGGTGTCCATGGGCCGGCCCTGGAGTGTTTCCTCCGCGGCGCGCAGCAATGCGTCGATCGTGCGCTTCTTCCGAACGTCCACTGAGCACCCTTTTGCATCGCTTGCAAGAACTCGGCTGGATTGTTAGTCTACCTCTCGGGATCTTGTAATGGTTACAATAACCGATCACCTTGCGACACAGTGGGTTTGATCTCGATCGTCGGTCTCGTACCCTGCGGTCCGGTGGCTCGATTTCCCCGTCGCACGGCACCAGGAGCGACCCGAATGAACCGATATCGGACGATCGTCGTCGACGCGGACGGCTCCGAGACTTCCCGCATCGCAGTGCACGCGGCAGCGACTATCGCCGGGGCCGCCGGTGCGCGGCTGATTCTCGTGTGTGCTTATGGGCGGGTGCGTGCGGCCGATGTGGCCGCGGCGGCCGATGTGCTCAAGGGTGAGGCGCATCTGGTTCGGCGGGCGGCGCCGGCCGAGGACACGCTGACCTCGGCGGTGCGAGAAGCGCTCGGCTGGGGGGCAACCGAGGTGGTCGGGCGGGCGGTGCCGGGGTCCCGGGTCGATGCGCTGTTGTCGGCGGTGGCCGAGGATCGGGCCGATCTCGTCGTGGTCAGCGGCGATGGTGCGCGTACGCCGGTGGGGCGGTTGCTGGGAACGTTGTCCGACGAGATCTCGCGGCGGTCTCGGGCCACGGTGTTGTCGGTCAGTCCGATGTCGGCGCGTACAGTGTCGCCTCCTGGCGGTGCAGCTCGACGAAAGGCGTTGGGGGCCGGTCGGGTTCGGTCGTTCATCCGATTGCACGGGCCGGTCGAGGTGTCGTCTCGGGCCGCGCTGTGAACGATCGGGCCGGGGTGCGCGGGCTGGCCGCCGGGCTGGCGGCCGAGGCCGGTGGTTCTCGTGTCGCGGTCGGGGAGGCGCTCGCGCGGATCTCGGGTAGTCAGGACGGTCTGAACGCGTTCCGGGTGGTTCGTGGCGAGCAGGCGCCGGCCGAAGCGGAGGAGGCGGATCGGCGACTGGCGGCGGGGGAACGGCTGCCGTTGCTCGGTGTGCCGATCGCGGTGAAGGACGATATGGATGTCGCGGGGCTGCCCACCTCGTTCGGGTGCGGGGGTGTGTTTCCGCCCAGAACCCTGGATTCCGAGGTGGTTCGGCGGTTGCGGGACGCCGGTGCGGTGATCGTCGGCAAGACCAATACGCCGGAGCTCGGGCAATGGCCGTTCACCAGTGCGCCGGCGTTCGGGTATACCCGCAATCCGTGGAATTCGGCGCGGACGCCGGGTGGGTCGTCGGGGGGTAGTGCGGTCGCGGTGGCGGCAGGGCTGGTGCCGGGAGCGGTCGGCTCGGACGGTGGTGGCTCGATCCGGATTCCGGCGTCGTGGACGAATCTGGTCGGGATCAAACCGCAGCGCGGGCGCGTGCCCACCGATCCTGCGCGGGAGCCGTTCAACGGGTTGACGGTGTACGGGCCACTCGCGCGGACGGTGGCGGATGCGGCGTTGTTGTTCGATGTGATCGCGGATCCGAAGACGGAAACCCTTGGGGCACCGCGGGTTACGTTGTCCGATGCGGTCGGCGCGGATCCCGGGCGGTTGCGGATCGCGCTCGCGCTGCGGCCCGCGTTCACCGGTGCGTCAGTGCCGTTGCACCCGGAGGTCGAGGCCGGTGTGCGGCGGGTGGCCGCGCAGTTGCGGGCGCTGGGCCATGATGTCGAGGTTGCCGAGCCGGGTTTCGGGCCGGCGCTGACGTTGTCGATGATCTCGCGCATCGTTCCGGCCGTGCGGCAACGGCTTCGGGATCTCCCTACGGCGGAGGTGGATCCGCGGACGACGACCAAGGCACGGCTGGGCAGGCTGCTGACCGGTCCGGCGTGCCGGTCGGCTCGCGCGGTGGAACCCTTGTTGCGGCGGCGGGTGGGGCGGTTGTTCGCGGATTTCGATCTGGTGCTCGCGCCGGTGACCGCGATGCCGCCGCCGACGGTCGAGGTCGTGGACGGGTTGGGCTCGTTCGCCACCGACCGGGTCGTGCTGGGCACGATCCAGTACACCTTTCCCTGGAACGTACTCGGCTGGCCCGCAGTGGGTTTCCCGGCCGGCTTCACCGACGACGGGTTGCCCTTCGGAGCCCAACTGCTCGGACCCGCCGACTCGGAACGAAGGCTGGTCGGTGTCGTCGCGCAGCTCGAGCGGCAATTGCGCTGGGACGCACACCTTCCCACTCCGTGGTGGTGAACGGGAAACTCAGTGCGGCAGATCGGGTTCCAGGAATCGGCGGACACACGAGGTGACCTCGCCGGGGCTGTCGACCTGGACGAAGTGGGAGGAGCGGTCCACCCGATCCAGCCGCGCGCCCGGAATGAGCGCGACCAGGCGATCCCCGACCGCCGGATTCACCATC
This DNA window, taken from Nocardia sp. BMG111209, encodes the following:
- a CDS encoding pentapeptide repeat-containing protein produces the protein MRLSTAVLLAIVIGAGIATLAEWILFAAFHPQHGGTSVDVTKLALTVAGGVGGVVALVVAYRRQRDVEQGRFVERFSAAAAQLGNADVAVRIAGVYAMAGVADESEGLRRQQCIDVLCGYLRLPYDPGLGTNHQSKLVLKEPVTDTDGERRGDQERQFDYRQNDSEVRKTIVRVIAAHLRLDAAYSWSANDFDFRTAHLENPDLSTTAFSGITRFDGATFSGPTRFDRTAFSGTTRFDEATFADDARFDRTAFSRDAWFDGATFSRDARFGGAVFSGDARFGGATFSGPTRFTGAMFSGHAGFENATFFGDAGFDGAIFSHTTRFDGATFSGDTKFDGAAFAGTAWFDAATFFDTGWFGGATFSGDSKFDSATFLGAARFDEATFSGNAWFGGAAFSRDAWFGGTAFARDAWFGGAIFSGDARFGSAGFSGDAWFGGAAISGTAWFDGAAFCGDTRFGGATFYGTTWFGDTAFFGDTRFNGATFCGIARFDRATFSSDTKFDRTTFSGTTRFDGAMFAGEKPADFSATDFGHGRVSFADPVRWGPPAPIFAWDNDVRRKPANVLPDSWPPVTSGSAGKIG
- a CDS encoding TetR/AcrR family transcriptional regulator, encoding MDVRKKRTIDALLRAAEETLQGRPMDTWTLDEVAERAGVAVGSIYNHFGSKAGLLAAVVERALAVDRQFMDLAFTPDRTPAEQVYAVAEQYLQFYLQYPEYFRMLAAPTDPGQYAAGRDLAERMADQIKQQNDRLAAAIRQGIEAGVARSVDAEKVAAVLLAAWNGIISLHWRPDSLRRNEAELRELLAAAADVIAHGLLSERHGTESAPVSAG
- a CDS encoding universal stress protein codes for the protein MNRYRTIVVDADGSETSRIAVHAAATIAGAAGARLILVCAYGRVRAADVAAAADVLKGEAHLVRRAAPAEDTLTSAVREALGWGATEVVGRAVPGSRVDALLSAVAEDRADLVVVSGDGARTPVGRLLGTLSDEISRRSRATVLSVSPMSARTVSPPGGAARRKALGAGRVRSFIRLHGPVEVSSRAAL
- a CDS encoding amidase, which codes for MNDRAGVRGLAAGLAAEAGGSRVAVGEALARISGSQDGLNAFRVVRGEQAPAEAEEADRRLAAGERLPLLGVPIAVKDDMDVAGLPTSFGCGGVFPPRTLDSEVVRRLRDAGAVIVGKTNTPELGQWPFTSAPAFGYTRNPWNSARTPGGSSGGSAVAVAAGLVPGAVGSDGGGSIRIPASWTNLVGIKPQRGRVPTDPAREPFNGLTVYGPLARTVADAALLFDVIADPKTETLGAPRVTLSDAVGADPGRLRIALALRPAFTGASVPLHPEVEAGVRRVAAQLRALGHDVEVAEPGFGPALTLSMISRIVPAVRQRLRDLPTAEVDPRTTTKARLGRLLTGPACRSARAVEPLLRRRVGRLFADFDLVLAPVTAMPPPTVEVVDGLGSFATDRVVLGTIQYTFPWNVLGWPAVGFPAGFTDDGLPFGAQLLGPADSERRLVGVVAQLERQLRWDAHLPTPWW